A single window of Mycobacterium sp. ITM-2016-00318 DNA harbors:
- a CDS encoding RNA polymerase sigma-70 factor: MSAKPGDEHAERFTHLRPLLFTIAYEILGSATESDDVLQESYLRWADVDLATVRDTKSYLAQLVTRQSLNALRAQSRRREDYIGPWLPEPLLVESKDASADVVLAESVSMAMLVVLETLSPDERAVFVLREVFGFSHEEIASTIEKSPSAVRQLAHRAREHVQARRKRFEPVDPTMSMEITARFFAAVSTGDVDGLLKMLAPDVVWTADSDGKATAARRPVRGAEKVAKLVVGLVRVAGESGRVEPAMYNNAPALKLYLGDSFEGIITVEITDGLISNFYAMRNPEKLSGIDIPRQISRDV, encoded by the coding sequence ATGAGCGCCAAGCCGGGTGACGAACACGCCGAACGGTTCACGCATCTGCGTCCGCTGCTGTTCACGATCGCCTACGAGATCCTGGGCAGTGCAACGGAATCCGACGACGTGCTGCAGGAGAGTTACTTGCGCTGGGCCGACGTGGACCTCGCGACGGTGCGCGACACCAAGTCCTACCTCGCCCAGCTCGTCACCCGGCAGTCGCTCAACGCCCTGCGGGCGCAGTCCCGAAGGCGCGAGGACTACATCGGCCCGTGGCTGCCCGAACCGTTGCTGGTCGAATCCAAGGACGCGTCGGCCGATGTGGTGCTCGCCGAATCGGTTTCGATGGCGATGCTCGTCGTGCTGGAGACGTTGAGCCCCGACGAACGCGCGGTGTTCGTGCTGCGCGAGGTATTCGGCTTCAGCCACGAGGAGATCGCGTCGACGATCGAGAAGTCGCCCAGCGCGGTGCGTCAGCTGGCGCACCGGGCACGCGAACATGTGCAGGCGCGCCGCAAGCGGTTCGAGCCCGTCGACCCGACGATGTCGATGGAGATCACCGCGCGTTTCTTCGCCGCCGTCTCGACGGGCGATGTCGACGGACTGCTGAAGATGCTGGCGCCCGACGTCGTGTGGACCGCCGACAGCGACGGCAAGGCGACCGCCGCCCGCAGGCCGGTGAGGGGCGCGGAGAAGGTGGCGAAGCTGGTGGTCGGGCTGGTCCGGGTGGCAGGCGAATCGGGCCGCGTCGAACCGGCGATGTACAACAACGCGCCTGCGCTGAAGCTGTATCTCGGCGACAGTTTCGAGGGCATCATCACCGTCGAGATCACCGACGGGCTGATCAGCAACTTCTACGCGATGCGCAATCCCGAGAAGTTGTCCGGCATTGACATCCCGCGGCAGATCAGCCGCGACGTCTGA
- a CDS encoding aminodeoxychorismate synthase component I: MRIERLGDPGSAPRVLRAIAAAAERRGMAPPGALIGEWFGSGAVIAPSLAVEPVSDFGALGNAQRDQARRNRDDEAVGGGWFGYLSYPDAGADGRPPRIPEAAGGWTDCVLRQDSDGHWWYESLTDAALPEWVEEALRNPLPASDFHITWGEADRDAHRRGVLACLEAIAAGEIYQACVCTQFAGTIDGAPIDFFVDAAERTSPARAAFLAGDWGAVASLSPELFLRRAGDAVTSSPIKGTLPRSADPAALRASVKDVAENIMIVDLVRNDLSRVAVTGSVTVPELLAVRPAPGVWHLVSTVSARVPIDMPMAQLLDAAFPPASVTGTPKARARRLLAGWESHRRGVYCGTVGFASPIAGCELNVAIRTVEFGADGSAVLGVGGGITADSDPDREWDECLHKAAPLIDTADSARRAPRPAVRAH, from the coding sequence ATGCGGATCGAGCGGCTCGGCGACCCCGGCAGCGCCCCGCGGGTGCTGCGCGCGATCGCTGCTGCCGCGGAGCGACGCGGCATGGCGCCGCCAGGCGCGTTGATCGGCGAGTGGTTCGGCTCAGGGGCGGTCATCGCGCCGTCACTCGCGGTCGAGCCCGTCAGCGATTTCGGCGCGCTGGGTAACGCTCAGCGTGACCAGGCGCGCCGAAATCGCGACGACGAGGCCGTGGGTGGTGGCTGGTTCGGCTACCTGTCGTATCCGGATGCCGGGGCCGACGGACGTCCACCGCGTATCCCCGAAGCCGCCGGCGGCTGGACCGACTGCGTGCTGCGTCAGGACAGCGACGGGCACTGGTGGTACGAGAGCCTCACCGACGCAGCACTTCCGGAATGGGTCGAAGAAGCACTGCGGAATCCGTTGCCTGCGAGCGACTTCCACATCACATGGGGCGAAGCTGATCGCGACGCGCATCGGCGGGGTGTGCTCGCGTGCCTCGAGGCCATCGCCGCGGGCGAGATCTATCAGGCGTGTGTGTGCACGCAGTTCGCGGGCACCATCGATGGCGCACCGATCGACTTCTTCGTCGACGCCGCCGAACGGACTTCGCCTGCGCGCGCGGCGTTTCTGGCGGGTGACTGGGGTGCGGTGGCGTCGCTTTCACCCGAGCTGTTCCTCCGGCGGGCGGGTGATGCGGTGACGTCGAGTCCGATCAAAGGCACGCTGCCGCGGTCGGCGGATCCCGCGGCGCTGCGGGCGTCGGTGAAGGACGTCGCAGAGAACATCATGATCGTCGACCTGGTCCGCAATGACCTGAGCCGCGTTGCGGTGACGGGATCGGTGACGGTACCGGAGCTTCTCGCGGTGCGACCGGCGCCGGGTGTGTGGCATCTGGTTTCCACCGTGTCCGCGCGCGTACCGATCGACATGCCGATGGCGCAGCTGCTGGACGCGGCGTTCCCGCCCGCATCGGTCACCGGCACACCGAAGGCGCGGGCCCGCCGACTGTTGGCGGGCTGGGAATCGCATCGGCGCGGGGTTTACTGCGGCACAGTCGGTTTCGCGTCACCGATTGCGGGGTGTGAGCTGAACGTGGCAATCAGAACCGTCGAGTTCGGCGCCGACGGCTCGGCGGTACTCGGCGTCGGCGGCGGCATCACAGCGGACTCCGATCCCGATCGCGAATGGGACGAATGCCTGCACAAGGCGGCGCCGCTCATCGATACAGCCGACAGCGCTCGACGAGCACCTCGGCCAGCAGTTCGGGCTCACTGA
- a CDS encoding alpha/beta fold hydrolase translates to MTLPALVLVHGGQHAADCWDATVDEIHRRAPDLAVLTLDLPGRRGKRGDLLDAHIDDWVDSLLADIDDADIGEFVIVGHSLAGLTVPGVVAKLGRSRVREMVLAAAFVPPQGAAVVDTLPGPIGRYTRRNAHKRISGTLPPLLAEFVFCNGMTRSQRRFNRVRFYPESSSIIFDKVDRSGLPDDVPRTWILTLRDRALSVASQQRSIAALGGVHTMLPMDTCHNLMVSEPELLAEVLVERCRLYR, encoded by the coding sequence GTGACGCTGCCCGCGCTCGTCCTCGTCCACGGCGGCCAGCACGCCGCCGACTGCTGGGATGCGACGGTCGACGAAATCCACCGCCGGGCACCGGATCTGGCCGTGCTCACGCTCGACCTGCCCGGGCGGCGCGGAAAACGCGGCGACCTTCTCGACGCCCACATCGACGACTGGGTGGACTCGTTGCTCGCCGACATCGACGATGCAGATATCGGCGAGTTCGTCATCGTGGGCCATTCCCTTGCCGGGCTCACCGTGCCCGGAGTCGTGGCCAAGCTCGGCCGGTCGCGCGTGCGCGAGATGGTGCTCGCCGCCGCTTTCGTCCCGCCGCAGGGAGCCGCCGTCGTCGACACTCTGCCGGGTCCGATCGGACGCTACACCCGCCGCAACGCGCACAAGCGCATCTCCGGAACTCTGCCACCATTGTTGGCGGAGTTCGTGTTCTGCAACGGGATGACGCGCTCGCAGCGCAGGTTCAACCGGGTCCGGTTCTACCCGGAGTCGTCGTCGATCATCTTCGACAAGGTCGACCGGTCCGGTCTTCCCGACGACGTGCCGCGCACCTGGATCCTGACGCTGCGTGACCGCGCGCTGTCGGTGGCGTCGCAGCAGCGGTCGATTGCAGCGCTGGGCGGGGTGCACACCATGCTGCCGATGGATACCTGCCACAACCTGATGGTCAGTGAGCCCGAACTGCTGGCCGAGGTGCTCGTCGAGCGCTGTCGGCTGTATCGATGA
- the rsmI gene encoding 16S rRNA (cytidine(1402)-2'-O)-methyltransferase gives MSPGRLLLAATPLGLPADASARLISGLSTADVVAAEDTRRVRTLAKALDVRIAGKVVSLFDQNEATRVPALVEEIKSGATVLVVSDAGMPVINDPGYRLVSACVDAGLTVSCLPGPSAVTTALAVSGLPADRFCFEGFPPRKHSARRTWLTGLLAEQRTAVFFESPRRLAACLRDAVEVLGPQRRAVVCRELTKTHEEVVRGSLAELAEWAVDGVLGEITIVLAGAEPHADLETLVAEVTALVDDGARVKDACAQVVAANPGSPSRRELYDAVLRSRD, from the coding sequence ATCAGCGGCCTGAGCACTGCCGACGTGGTCGCGGCCGAGGACACCCGCCGCGTCAGGACGCTGGCGAAGGCCCTCGACGTGCGGATTGCCGGGAAAGTCGTGAGCCTGTTCGACCAGAACGAGGCGACACGGGTGCCCGCGCTCGTCGAGGAGATCAAGTCCGGTGCGACGGTGCTTGTGGTCAGCGACGCGGGCATGCCCGTGATCAACGATCCCGGCTACCGCCTGGTGTCGGCGTGCGTGGACGCCGGGCTGACCGTGAGCTGCCTACCGGGGCCTTCGGCGGTGACGACGGCGTTGGCGGTCTCGGGGCTGCCCGCCGACCGGTTCTGCTTCGAGGGATTCCCGCCGCGCAAGCACTCGGCCCGCAGGACATGGCTGACGGGCCTGCTCGCCGAGCAGCGCACCGCGGTGTTCTTCGAGTCGCCTCGGCGGCTCGCGGCCTGCCTGCGGGACGCAGTGGAGGTGCTCGGGCCGCAGCGCCGCGCCGTGGTGTGCCGCGAGCTGACCAAGACCCACGAAGAGGTCGTCCGCGGCTCGCTCGCCGAACTCGCCGAGTGGGCCGTCGACGGTGTGCTGGGCGAGATCACCATCGTGCTGGCCGGCGCAGAACCGCACGCGGACCTGGAGACGCTGGTTGCCGAGGTGACCGCGCTCGTCGACGACGGCGCGCGGGTCAAGGACGCGTGCGCACAGGTCGTCGCCGCCAATCCCGGCTCGCCGTCGCGGCGCGAGCTTTACGATGCGGTTCTGCGCTCGCGCGATTGA